From the genome of Leptolyngbya iicbica LK, one region includes:
- a CDS encoding ABC transporter permease, translated as MTSVKANTPTAWWRRLKPKGQGANISVLFMLMGIVITGGFILIALLAPVLQSWGVLQDPTAALQNPVHQPPSPEHLLGTTRQGYDVLSRVLFGTRAAWQVVLLATLMSVFIGVPIGMLSGYRGGKLDRVLLFFMDTIYTLPGLLLSVTLAFVVGRGVLNAAIALSIAYIPQYYRVVRNHTVSVKTELFIEAAQAMGAPTWTVLSRYLFLNVVQSIPVLFTLNAADAILILGGLGFLGLGLPEQTPEWGADIRQALDALPTGIWWTALFPGLALTLMVTGLSLVGEGLNELVNPLLRRENWK; from the coding sequence ATGACCTCAGTAAAAGCGAATACTCCCACTGCCTGGTGGCGACGACTAAAGCCAAAAGGACAGGGGGCGAATATCTCGGTGCTCTTTATGCTGATGGGCATCGTGATCACTGGCGGCTTTATCTTGATTGCGCTGCTGGCGCCAGTGTTGCAATCTTGGGGGGTTTTACAAGATCCCACTGCCGCTCTCCAAAATCCCGTCCATCAGCCACCGTCGCCCGAACATTTACTCGGGACGACACGCCAGGGCTACGATGTGCTCTCTCGGGTGCTGTTTGGCACTCGGGCGGCTTGGCAAGTGGTCTTGCTCGCGACCCTAATGAGTGTCTTTATCGGGGTGCCCATTGGCATGTTGAGCGGTTATCGCGGGGGCAAACTCGATCGCGTCCTGCTATTTTTCATGGACACGATTTACACGCTGCCGGGACTGTTGTTGTCCGTCACGCTGGCGTTTGTGGTCGGTCGGGGAGTGCTGAATGCGGCGATCGCCCTCAGTATTGCTTACATTCCCCAGTACTACCGGGTGGTGCGCAACCACACGGTCAGCGTCAAGACGGAACTCTTCATCGAAGCTGCTCAAGCTATGGGGGCTCCGACCTGGACGGTGCTGAGCCGCTATCTGTTTTTGAATGTGGTGCAGAGTATTCCGGTGCTGTTTACGCTGAATGCCGCCGACGCCATTCTCATTTTGGGAGGTCTGGGCTTTCTCGGTTTGGGTTTGCCGGAGCAGACCCCTGAGTGGGGCGCTGATATTCGTCAAGCCTTAGATGCGTTGCCCACAGGCATTTGGTGGACGGCACTGTTTCCAGGACTGGCGTTAACGCTGATGGTGACGGGGCTGTCGTTAGTGGGGGAAGGGTTAAACGAACTCGTCAATCCGTTGCTGCGGCGCGAAAACTGGAAGTAG
- a CDS encoding peroxiredoxin, which yields MLASHEGKSIPQTTLLTFTKTGWQTISAADLFKHKTVVAFAVPGAFTSPYSPIQLLGYNEYAPIFRAHGVDEILCISVNDPFSLVAWAQAEGADQVRFIPDVTGDFTHAMGMVVDLADKGMGRRSRRYSMLVRDGTVEKMFVEPDGFETMPVVSNAETLLNYLNPDAEHPQQMTVLMHMWRTMLAV from the coding sequence ATGTTGGCTAGCCATGAAGGCAAAAGCATTCCTCAGACAACCCTTTTGACATTCACAAAAACGGGTTGGCAAACGATTTCAGCAGCCGATCTCTTCAAACATAAAACGGTCGTTGCTTTCGCTGTGCCAGGAGCATTTACCAGCCCTTATTCCCCGATTCAGCTATTAGGCTACAACGAATATGCCCCCATCTTTCGAGCCCATGGCGTCGATGAAATCCTGTGCATTTCGGTCAATGATCCGTTTTCGTTAGTGGCTTGGGCGCAAGCTGAGGGAGCCGATCAGGTGCGATTCATTCCCGATGTGACGGGCGACTTTACTCACGCCATGGGGATGGTGGTGGATCTGGCGGATAAAGGCATGGGGCGGCGATCGCGGCGCTATTCCATGCTGGTACGGGATGGCACGGTCGAGAAAATGTTTGTCGAGCCCGATGGGTTTGAAACCATGCCGGTGGTGTCGAATGCGGAAACGTTACTGAATTACCTCAACCCCGACGCCGAACACCCCCAGCAGATGACGGTGCTCATGCATATGTGGCGGACGATGCTGGCCGTTTAG
- the hpsU gene encoding hormogonium polysaccharide biosynthesis acetyltransferase HpsU: MPESSRPQPLNAISAEPNASAWVDLRQYDQSWYSPGQPKWLVLLWWLVQAVVFPLTLHAHHAPRRTLLRWFGAQVGQGVVIRPSARFHYPWKVTIGDYSWIGSGVEFYSLGEIHIGSHCVVSQNSYLCTGSHDPSDRAFGLQVAPITVEDGAWIAAGCFVGPGVTIGANSIVGARSNVFGDLPPGQICLGSPCRPVKPRMMN; this comes from the coding sequence ATGCCTGAATCTTCGCGCCCCCAACCACTAAATGCCATTTCCGCTGAGCCCAATGCATCAGCCTGGGTTGATCTGCGCCAGTATGATCAGTCGTGGTATTCGCCAGGGCAACCAAAATGGCTAGTTTTGCTGTGGTGGCTGGTGCAGGCGGTGGTCTTTCCACTCACGCTGCATGCGCATCATGCGCCACGGCGCACCTTGCTACGGTGGTTTGGGGCGCAGGTTGGGCAGGGAGTCGTCATTCGTCCCTCGGCGCGATTTCACTATCCCTGGAAGGTGACCATCGGTGACTATAGCTGGATTGGCAGCGGGGTAGAGTTCTACAGCCTGGGCGAGATCCACATCGGCAGTCACTGTGTCGTGTCACAAAACAGTTACCTCTGTACGGGGTCGCATGATCCCAGCGATCGCGCCTTTGGGTTACAGGTCGCCCCGATTACCGTAGAAGATGGCGCGTGGATTGCGGCTGGCTGCTTTGTAGGCCCAGGCGTGACCATTGGCGCAAACAGCATCGTCGGAGCTCGCAGTAATGTGTTTGGGGATTTACCACCAGGGCAGATTTGTCTGGGTAGCCCTTGCCGTCCGGTCAAACCTCGCATGATGAACTAA
- a CDS encoding lipopolysaccharide assembly protein LapA domain-containing protein produces the protein MRLYVVSALVIAFLAILFALQNTNLVTIQLFIWEYQQSLALVLLGTLAIGVILGLLVSVPTVIRRNVRILRLQTQVESLLQQIEERTQAVQSEAQKTTALHQEYEEKLNQLGLLEPTTALLRQDLLPTAIASQLQQYQTQSQEGASPTLGVLLFKVLPGASDGAASQEMMAAAAQLLPARSQPPTRWYSDGQSRLIATVTGLPPKALTLYAEELQTAALKELPGLLAGPGSEPQVAVGGAIAEASRAIDSHLLIQTAEQALETALQRGRNRVKISQLT, from the coding sequence ATGCGACTCTATGTCGTTTCAGCGTTAGTAATAGCCTTCCTTGCTATCTTATTCGCGCTGCAAAACACAAATCTGGTTACAATTCAACTCTTTATTTGGGAATATCAGCAATCGCTGGCCCTTGTTCTTCTCGGAACCTTAGCAATTGGGGTGATTCTGGGATTATTGGTTTCGGTGCCGACGGTGATTCGCCGTAATGTTCGGATTTTACGCTTGCAAACTCAGGTAGAGAGCCTGTTACAGCAAATTGAGGAGCGCACTCAAGCCGTACAATCGGAGGCTCAAAAGACCACGGCGCTGCATCAAGAATATGAAGAAAAGTTGAACCAATTGGGTTTGCTGGAGCCGACGACAGCGCTACTGCGACAGGATTTGCTGCCGACCGCGATCGCCTCCCAACTGCAGCAATATCAAACGCAGTCTCAGGAGGGGGCATCGCCGACATTGGGGGTGTTGCTCTTTAAGGTGCTGCCTGGAGCGTCAGACGGGGCGGCTTCTCAAGAAATGATGGCGGCCGCCGCCCAGCTTTTGCCCGCGCGATCGCAGCCGCCCACCCGTTGGTATAGCGACGGTCAGAGTCGCTTAATCGCGACGGTCACGGGACTACCACCCAAAGCGCTGACGCTGTATGCCGAAGAGCTGCAAACAGCCGCTTTAAAGGAGTTGCCCGGTTTATTGGCCGGACCAGGGAGTGAGCCGCAAGTGGCCGTTGGGGGCGCGATCGCCGAAGCTAGTCGGGCGATCGACAGCCATCTCCTGATTCAAACCGCTGAGCAAGCTTTAGAAACGGCCCTACAGCGGGGTCGCAACCGCGTCAAAATATCGCAGCTGACTTAA
- a CDS encoding LURP-one-related/scramblase family protein, whose translation MKIKQLATALGVAALTCAVGTMAQAGNALVPIREPLAAEPTVAQARVEPVRYRMTDRWLSLTDSYIIRDADGEPVFTINGRLISLNGQMVFRDVEGRELARIQNKIFDIIDTIQITRDREVVAEVRPAIISPLRQSYIIDVPGVGQGVARGDFVNHEYEIRGRDSDRILATVTRRFLSVSNAYDIEIMPLRRDQRIEDDVLFIATAAAIDLLESTDAPTESPVAEPPPVESPDNTFRDPLVVNCLGTVAGSNIDFSTLYSPEGGFARINFGRDGATTATAELTFDGRNAENQMVWRGAVNGMADVTLTHLSDQMIQVGDRVAVLYDGQEGLGTCQEYQP comes from the coding sequence ATGAAAATCAAACAATTGGCCACCGCATTGGGCGTTGCGGCGCTTACCTGTGCCGTGGGCACGATGGCTCAGGCAGGCAATGCCTTGGTGCCAATCCGCGAGCCTCTGGCCGCTGAGCCAACCGTCGCCCAAGCCCGGGTCGAGCCGGTGCGCTACCGGATGACCGATCGCTGGCTGTCTCTCACCGACAGCTATATCATCCGAGATGCTGATGGCGAGCCCGTTTTCACCATCAATGGCCGCTTGATCTCGCTGAATGGGCAGATGGTCTTTCGCGATGTGGAAGGGCGAGAGCTCGCCAGAATCCAGAACAAAATTTTCGATATTATCGACACGATCCAAATTACCCGCGATCGCGAGGTCGTTGCAGAAGTGCGGCCCGCGATCATTTCACCCTTGCGGCAGAGCTACATCATTGATGTGCCCGGCGTCGGTCAGGGGGTTGCGCGCGGCGATTTTGTTAATCACGAATATGAGATTCGAGGACGGGATAGCGATCGTATTCTCGCGACCGTAACCCGTCGGTTTCTGAGCGTCAGTAATGCATATGACATCGAGATCATGCCGCTGCGGCGCGATCAGCGCATCGAAGATGACGTGCTCTTCATTGCGACTGCCGCCGCCATTGATTTGTTAGAAAGCACCGACGCACCCACCGAATCACCGGTGGCCGAGCCGCCCCCGGTCGAATCCCCCGACAACACCTTTCGCGATCCGCTCGTGGTGAATTGTCTGGGGACGGTCGCCGGCTCCAACATCGACTTTTCGACACTGTATAGCCCCGAAGGCGGCTTTGCCCGCATCAACTTTGGGCGTGACGGTGCAACGACAGCGACAGCAGAGTTAACCTTCGACGGCAGAAATGCCGAGAACCAAATGGTTTGGCGCGGAGCCGTCAACGGCATGGCCGATGTGACTCTGACCCATCTCTCAGATCAAATGATTCAGGTAGGCGATCGCGTCGCCGTCCTCTATGACGGGCAAGAAGGGCTGGGCACCTGTCAGGAATATCAGCCGTAG
- a CDS encoding glycosyltransferase family 2 protein, with the protein MTSKLPVSVLIPAKNEEENLPACLTSVARADEVFVVDSQSEDRSIEICEEYGAQVVQFHFNGRWPKKKNWSLDNLPFKHDWVLIVDCDERITDELWDEIAEAIQKPGYSGYYLNRRVFFLGKWIRFGGKYPDWNLRLFRHAHGRYENLHTEEIRNTGDNEVHEHVVVESGEVGYLKNDMLHIDFRDLFHWLQRHNRYSNWEARVYYNILNGMGEDGTIGANLFGDSVQRKRFLKKIWVRLPFKPTLRFILFYFLRLGFLDGRAGYIYGRLLSQYEYQIGVKLFELQEFGGQLNVQKSDAAEPTAEAEQSPAIASAKAQS; encoded by the coding sequence ATGACTTCTAAACTGCCAGTTTCAGTGCTCATTCCGGCCAAAAATGAGGAAGAAAACCTGCCCGCCTGTCTAACTAGCGTGGCGCGGGCTGATGAGGTCTTTGTGGTCGATTCGCAGAGCGAAGACCGCTCGATCGAAATTTGCGAAGAATACGGCGCTCAAGTCGTGCAGTTTCACTTCAACGGTCGCTGGCCAAAGAAGAAGAACTGGTCATTAGATAATCTGCCGTTCAAGCATGACTGGGTGCTGATTGTGGATTGCGACGAGCGGATTACTGATGAGCTGTGGGATGAGATTGCCGAAGCGATTCAAAAACCCGGCTACAGCGGTTACTACTTAAATCGTCGGGTCTTTTTCCTGGGCAAGTGGATCCGCTTTGGGGGCAAATATCCCGACTGGAATTTGCGACTATTTCGCCATGCTCACGGGCGCTACGAAAACCTGCACACCGAGGAAATTCGCAATACGGGCGACAACGAGGTACATGAACACGTGGTGGTGGAAAGCGGTGAAGTCGGCTATCTCAAGAACGATATGCTGCACATTGACTTCCGGGACCTGTTCCACTGGCTGCAACGCCATAACCGCTATTCCAATTGGGAAGCTCGGGTTTATTACAACATCCTCAATGGCATGGGCGAGGACGGCACGATTGGTGCGAATTTATTTGGGGACTCGGTACAGCGCAAGCGCTTCTTGAAAAAGATTTGGGTTCGCTTGCCGTTTAAACCGACTCTGCGATTTATCCTCTTCTATTTCCTGCGTCTAGGTTTTTTGGATGGCCGGGCGGGCTATATTTATGGCCGCTTGTTGAGCCAGTATGAGTACCAAATTGGCGTCAAGCTGTTTGAATTGCAAGAGTTTGGGGGGCAACTCAACGTGCAAAAGTCGGATGCGGCTGAACCGACAGCAGAGGCGGAGCAATCGCCTGCGATCGCCTCTGCCAAAGCGCAAAGCTAG
- a CDS encoding ion channel, producing the protein MDYLFVLLISLMMFLLGQTVQAFSISALIGFLSKRFKLRRRVQQEERLWGGFVVLSVTLFFLLASSLVQVGLWALVFVLVGQFEQYDDAFYHSAVNFATLGYGDIVMTEPWRILGAMEAISGILMLGLSTATLSSVFMQLLKLRHRHGFDRDRFKP; encoded by the coding sequence GTGGACTATCTCTTTGTATTGCTCATCAGTCTGATGATGTTTTTGCTCGGCCAAACCGTTCAGGCGTTTTCGATTTCGGCGTTAATTGGCTTTCTTTCCAAGCGATTTAAGCTAAGACGGCGAGTGCAACAGGAAGAGCGGCTATGGGGTGGGTTTGTCGTCCTCAGTGTTACGTTGTTCTTCCTGTTAGCGAGTTCACTGGTGCAAGTCGGGTTGTGGGCGCTCGTATTTGTCTTAGTCGGTCAGTTTGAGCAATACGACGATGCTTTCTATCACTCCGCCGTCAACTTCGCGACGCTGGGCTATGGCGACATTGTCATGACTGAGCCTTGGCGAATTTTGGGCGCTATGGAAGCCATCAGTGGCATCTTGATGCTGGGGTTATCAACGGCGACCTTGTCCTCGGTGTTTATGCAATTGCTCAAGCTGAGACATCGCCATGGGTTTGACCGCGATCGCTTCAAACCGTGA
- the katG gene encoding catalase/peroxidase HPI, with product MTSREMKCPFPMSGKLMEIWRAVTSTFGAGGQEAIASNVMASTTANTASSARTGNGASACPFIGTPQAAAAGHGTSNQDWWPNQLNLRILHQHPSVTNPLGADFDYAEAFKTLDLAALRADLFELMTTSQDWWPADYGHYGPLFIRMAWHSAGTYRIGDGRGGAGTGNQRFAPLNSWPDNANLDKARLLLWPIKQKYGNKISWADLMIFAGNCALESMGFKTLGFAGGREDIWEPEEDIYWGTETTWHGDANYSGKRYSGDRELEDPLAAVRMGLIYVNPEGPNGEPDPVGSGRDVRETFGRMAMNDEETVALTAGGHTFGKCHGASAATHVGPEPEAASIVDQGLGWKSTFQSGKGADTITSGIEGAWTPTPTQWDNSYLETLFKYDWEVVKSPAGAWQWVPKGGAGADTVPDAFDPAKHHAPIMTTADMSMKMDPIYEPISRHFLENPDEFAEAFAKAWFKLTHRDMGPKSRYLGPEVPQEDFLWQDPIPAVDHPLIDDSDIAALKDKILASGLTVAQLVATAWASAATYRDSDKRGGANGARLRLAPQKDWEVNQPAQLAIVLQTLTGIQTEFNNSQSGGKRVSLADLIVLAGCAGVEKAAQAAGHAVTVPFTPGRTDASEEQTDAASFAYLEPKADGFRNYLSGHQHLSAEEMLVDRAQLMTLSAPEMTVLVGGLRVLGANHQGAQHGVFTDRPGTLTNDFFVNLLDFGTTWQAVSEDEQAFEGRDRTTGDRKWTGTRVDLIFGSNSQLRAIAEVYGSQEAQAKFVQDFVAAWDKVMNLDRFDLR from the coding sequence ATGACTAGTCGCGAAATGAAATGTCCCTTCCCGATGAGCGGGAAGCTGATGGAAATCTGGCGAGCCGTCACGTCTACCTTCGGTGCCGGAGGTCAGGAGGCGATCGCGAGCAATGTGATGGCGTCCACCACGGCCAATACCGCCAGCAGTGCCCGTACTGGCAATGGCGCGAGTGCTTGTCCCTTCATTGGCACGCCTCAAGCCGCCGCCGCCGGACACGGCACATCGAATCAAGACTGGTGGCCCAATCAGTTAAATTTGCGGATCCTCCATCAACATCCATCCGTGACCAATCCGCTGGGGGCTGACTTTGACTACGCCGAAGCGTTTAAGACCTTGGACTTGGCCGCCCTACGGGCCGATTTGTTTGAGCTGATGACCACCTCCCAAGACTGGTGGCCAGCGGACTATGGGCATTACGGGCCGCTCTTTATTCGTATGGCGTGGCATAGCGCGGGCACCTATCGCATTGGCGACGGTCGCGGCGGTGCAGGCACGGGCAACCAGCGATTTGCACCGCTGAATAGCTGGCCGGACAATGCCAATTTGGATAAAGCTCGGCTGTTGCTGTGGCCGATCAAGCAAAAGTACGGCAACAAAATTTCCTGGGCTGACCTGATGATTTTTGCAGGCAACTGTGCGCTGGAGTCGATGGGCTTTAAGACGCTCGGCTTTGCGGGGGGCCGGGAAGATATCTGGGAACCGGAGGAGGATATCTACTGGGGCACCGAAACTACCTGGCATGGGGATGCGAACTACAGTGGCAAACGGTATAGCGGCGATCGCGAACTCGAAGATCCCCTCGCGGCAGTGCGGATGGGGCTGATTTACGTAAATCCAGAAGGGCCGAACGGAGAACCGGACCCAGTCGGCTCGGGTCGCGATGTGCGTGAAACCTTTGGCCGAATGGCAATGAACGATGAGGAAACCGTCGCCCTGACGGCGGGCGGCCACACCTTTGGCAAATGCCACGGGGCCAGTGCGGCCACCCATGTGGGGCCAGAACCCGAAGCCGCGAGCATTGTGGATCAGGGGCTGGGGTGGAAGAGTACCTTCCAATCTGGTAAAGGTGCGGATACCATTACCAGCGGCATTGAGGGCGCCTGGACCCCGACCCCGACGCAATGGGACAACAGCTATTTGGAAACCCTGTTCAAATATGACTGGGAAGTGGTGAAAAGTCCGGCGGGGGCCTGGCAGTGGGTGCCCAAAGGGGGGGCCGGGGCCGATACCGTACCCGATGCGTTTGATCCGGCTAAGCATCATGCGCCGATCATGACGACGGCAGACATGTCCATGAAGATGGATCCCATCTATGAGCCGATTTCGCGGCATTTTCTCGAAAATCCCGATGAGTTTGCCGAGGCCTTTGCCAAAGCCTGGTTTAAGCTGACCCACCGCGACATGGGGCCAAAATCGCGCTATCTCGGTCCCGAAGTGCCCCAAGAAGATTTCTTGTGGCAAGATCCGATTCCGGCGGTGGATCATCCGCTGATTGATGATTCAGACATCGCGGCGCTTAAAGACAAGATTCTGGCCTCCGGCTTAACGGTGGCGCAACTGGTGGCAACGGCTTGGGCGTCAGCGGCGACTTACCGTGATTCGGATAAGCGGGGTGGGGCCAATGGAGCCCGCCTTCGTCTCGCTCCCCAAAAAGATTGGGAGGTCAACCAACCGGCCCAACTGGCGATCGTATTGCAAACCCTGACTGGCATCCAAACTGAGTTCAACAACTCGCAGTCCGGTGGGAAGCGCGTATCGCTGGCCGATTTGATTGTGCTGGCAGGTTGCGCGGGGGTGGAAAAAGCCGCGCAGGCGGCGGGACATGCGGTGACGGTACCGTTTACCCCCGGTCGCACCGATGCCTCCGAAGAACAAACCGATGCGGCGTCCTTTGCCTACCTGGAACCCAAGGCAGATGGCTTCCGCAATTACCTCAGCGGGCATCAGCATCTCTCAGCCGAAGAAATGCTCGTTGATCGCGCCCAGTTGATGACGCTGAGTGCGCCCGAGATGACGGTGCTGGTGGGCGGGCTGCGCGTTCTCGGGGCGAACCATCAAGGGGCTCAGCATGGGGTGTTTACCGATCGCCCCGGCACCCTCACCAACGATTTCTTCGTGAATCTGCTGGATTTCGGCACCACCTGGCAGGCCGTTTCAGAAGATGAGCAAGCCTTTGAGGGCCGCGATCGCACCACGGGTGACCGGAAGTGGACGGGGACTCGGGTGGACCTGATCTTTGGCTCGAACTCGCAACTGCGAGCGATCGCCGAAGTCTACGGCAGCCAGGAGGCTCAGGCAAAATTTGTGCAGGACTTTGTGGCGGCTTGGGATAAGGTGATGAACCTGGATCGCTTTGACCTGCGATAG
- the recR gene encoding recombination mediator RecR codes for MFAVWRTLTIYARPLARLIEELQKLPGVGPKTAQRLALHLLKRPDAEVQALAQALVDAKSQMGYCSICFHLSSEPVCDICKSTSRDLQTLCIVADSRDVIALEKTREYRGKYHVLGGLISPMEGIGPEQLNIGPLVHRVNQDNIQEAIIAISPSIEGDTTTLYVGQLLKPFTKVTRIAFGLPMGGDLEYADEVTLARALEGRRSLD; via the coding sequence ATTTTCGCCGTCTGGAGGACTCTGACCATTTACGCTCGCCCCCTTGCTCGGCTTATCGAAGAACTCCAAAAGTTGCCTGGTGTTGGTCCCAAAACGGCACAGCGACTGGCGCTGCACTTGCTGAAGCGTCCCGATGCGGAGGTGCAAGCCTTGGCCCAAGCGCTGGTGGATGCCAAATCGCAAATGGGCTACTGCTCGATCTGCTTTCATCTCTCGTCGGAGCCGGTGTGTGATATCTGCAAGTCCACCAGTCGTGATCTGCAAACGCTCTGCATCGTCGCCGACTCTCGCGACGTAATTGCGCTGGAAAAAACGCGCGAATATCGCGGCAAATATCATGTGCTGGGGGGCTTGATTTCTCCCATGGAAGGCATTGGGCCTGAGCAGCTGAATATTGGGCCGCTGGTGCATCGGGTGAATCAGGACAATATTCAAGAAGCCATCATCGCCATCAGCCCCAGCATCGAAGGCGACACGACCACGCTATATGTGGGGCAATTGTTGAAGCCTTTTACCAAGGTGACGCGCATTGCCTTTGGTCTACCCATGGGGGGCGATTTGGAATATGCCGACGAAGTAACACTAGCTCGCGCTTTGGAAGGTCGCCGATCGCTGGATTAG